In one Carassius auratus strain Wakin unplaced genomic scaffold, ASM336829v1 scaf_tig00023221, whole genome shotgun sequence genomic region, the following are encoded:
- the LOC113077782 gene encoding sterile alpha motif domain-containing protein 3-like, with translation MLFRVILSPDNIRKLSIPTPSSIEELSAVLCEKMQIMGNFVIQYEDPDFNNELCTLHDITELPKDKATLRIHWEVVVSPVVDDVHVSDFTVDTASMTSTQSSALSPQSVSPLSTSRSEQWPSMFPVPSFSYDVELRLKKANEDLQANGTALIVPRDMKMHILEKLAETVYSYKAYPKDSEIEKVASALVEKHPSLKDPGSDTSGCEAWKVSLKFKMANYRQKLRNAGCSEMIVNTHSRQGSSRGSLKRPRRSELNFLPDHPVGLDEEELEKERSLVEKEVKKRNLSLTILNAKMETTFSLRRKEIVQDQPLVSTIKQRWPGLFFEEEVCAEFFRINRIDLKSTFLTSLDNHTQGLLKMYRAKARQGRWNNLDELLEQLDAQTTDLTTHRRSAVLRGLPLYLRETASISKTIKDTEALGPHTKAMKMGILEVTDSFTNSGPYPAVVNVAVVLEEEVVMDNLGDFTNALMMLFGLLYAVNMEYPKDLRYTFEAVQKIFLNLGKECTARIQSLKNKLLQV, from the exons ATGTTATTTCGAGTCATTCTCTCACCTGACAACATCAGGAAGTTATCAATACCCACACCATCATCAATTGAAGAACTCTCTGCAGTTCTCTGTGAAAAAATGCAGATAATGGGAAATTTTGTTATCCAGTATGAAGACCCTGACTTCAACAATGAACTTTGTACTTTACATGACATCACAGAGCTTCCAAAAGACAAGGCTACTTTGAGGATCCACTGGGAAGTAGTTGTAAGCCCAGTGGTGGACGATGTTCACGTTTCAGATTTCACTGTGGATACAGCAAGCATGACATCCACTCAGTCATCAGCTTTATCACCCCAATCAGTTTCTCCTCTATCTACATCCAGATCTGAGCAGTGGCCAAGCATGTTTCCAGTGCCTTCATTTTCATATGATGTGGAGTTGAGGCTGAAAAAAGCTAATGAGGATCTTCAAGCAAATGGAACAGCCCTGATTGTTCCAAGAGACATGAAAATGCATATCTTGGAGAAATTGGCTGAAACTGTGTACTCTTACAAAGCCTACCCAAAAGACTCTGAAATAGAGAAAGTTGCATCTGCTCTGGTAGAAAAACACCCCAGTCTCAAAGACCCAGGATCTGACACAAGTGGATGTGAAGCATGGAAAGTTAGCCTGAAGTTTAAAATGGCTAATTATCGTCAGAAACTCCGCAATGCAGGATGCAGTGAGATGATTGTAAATACCCACTCTAGACAAGGTTCATCTCGAGGATCTCTCAAGAGACCCAGAAGATCTGAACTAAACTTTCTTCCCGACCATCCTGTTGGTTTGGATGAAGAAGAATTGGAGAAGGAAAGGTCATTGGTGGAGAAAGAAGTGAAAAAGAGAAATTTGAGCTTGACCATTTTGAATGCAAAAATGGAGACAACATTTTCCTTGAGGAGAAAGGAAATTGTGCAGGATCAGCCGCTGGTGTCAACAATCAAGCAAAGATGGCCAGGACTGTTTTTTGAGGAGGAG GTTTGTGCTGAATTCTTCCGCATCAACCGTATTGACCTGAAGTCAACATTCCTGACATCGCTGGACAATCACACCCAGGGGTTGCTAAAGATGTACAGAGCCAAAGCAAGACAGGGAAGGTGGAACAACTTGGATGAACTTCTGGAACAACTGGATGCCCAG ACAACAGATCTAACTACTCATAGAAGGTCTGCTGTTCTTCGTGGTCTTCCCCTGTACTTGAGAGAGACAGCTTCAATTTCAAAGACTATTAAG GATACTGAGGCACTGGGGCCACACACAAAGGCCATGAAAATGGGGATCCTGGAAGTGACTGACAGTTTTACCAACTCAGGGCCATATCCCGCAGTAGTCAATGTGGCTGTAGTACTGGAGGAGGAAGTTGTCATGGACAATCTGGGAGACTTCACAAATGCCCTCATGATGCTCTTTGGTCTGCTGTATGCTGTAAATATGGAGTACCCTAAGGACTTAAGGTACACATTCGAGGCAGTCCAGAAGATTTTCTTAAACCTGGGAAAAGAGTGCACAGCAAGGATACAGTCCTTGAAAAACAAGTTATTACAGGTGTAA